GCGCGCGGATCAACCGCCGCTCGGCGGCCTCCCGCTCCTCGACGGCTTCCTCCATCTGGTCGACGGTGCGGTCGATCCGGTCGAACAGCGCGTCATCGACGGGGAACTCCCCGCTGGCGAGCCAGTGCAGCAGGCTGCGGTAGAAGGTCACACCGGTCTCCGCCCGGGCCAGCTCGCGGTGCAGGTCCACCGCGCGGGCATGGTCCTCGTCCAGGACGCCGAGGTCCCGATGGCGCCACAGGGTGTCGACGTCGTGGCCGCTGGCCGCTGGCTGCTGGCTGCTGGCTGCTGGCTGCTGGCTGCTTCCAGACGGTGATCGAGGGACGACAGGACCCGGCGCGGTGGTGCGGGTTCAGCGGGCAAACGGGCGGCTCCTCGGGTTCATCGGACGGGGCTGTGAGCGGTGCTCGGGGTGGGGCGCGGGGCGGGCAGGCCAAGGGTGCGGGCGGGCCCGGGCTTCGGCACGGGTGGCCTGGTCTCCAGTTGCGGGGAACGGGAGCGGGCGGCGTGGGTGCGGGCGCTGAGCGGTCGGCGCGGCAGGCCCAGGCGGCGGCCGACCTCGTCGTAGACGTCGTTGCGAGCCCGGGGTCGTACCGCGACGACGTGGATCTCGCTGGTGTGCGGCGACGTGGCGGGTGCAGGTCGCAGCGCGTAGACGATCCGCCACGCGCGGCGGGAGTCAAAGGCGAGCTTGCGGTAGCCGGACAGGTCGCCGGTCAGCTTGCTGCCGAACAGATCCGCGCTCACCACGTCCTGCAACTGCGCGAGTGCCAGGTCGCGGATGTCTCCCGGCGCCTGCAGGAGATCGCTCAGCGCCCGCGGGTCGAAGCTGAGACCGAACCCGGGCGGCCTGCCCGCGCTCACGGCGCCGGCTCCGACACCCCGACCACCTCAGCCTCAGCCTCGCCGGGCGTGTCGGTGTCGTCGGTGTCGGGCTTCTCGGAGCGGGCCGAGGGCGGCGGGCCGGGCAGCAGCCGGTGGGCCGGCCGGTCGGGAGAGGTCATACAGGCCGACAGGGGGCCTGCGGGCGCGCGGATCGCCGCGACGGTGTGGGTGAGGAAGTCGCGGTGCCACACCGCCATCCCGGCCAGCCCCGCATCCGGTTCCTTGTGCTGCAGGTAGGCCAGCCACAGGGAGTGCAGCCACGCGACGACGTCGTCGTGCTCCTGCCACCGCAGACACCACGGCGCGGCCGTCGTGACCTCCGCCCCGTACACGGGCAGGAGGAAGTCATCCACCCAGTCCGACAGCGCGTCGAGCTCGTCCTCAAGCGCCGGCCCCTCCAGTTCGAGGATCGGCCGCGGCTCCGGCGGCACGGAGGGAGGCGGGCCACCGAAACCGGACGCACCGAACGACGAGAAAGGCGACAACGACGGTGCGGGTGGGGGCGCGGCGGCCAGGTGATCCAGCTGCTGGGCCTGCTGGGCAGACTGCTCCATCAGACGCCGAACGTTCGCCTCGATTCCCTCAAGGTGCGCGTCGGGAACCCGGATCGGCTCCAACGCCGCTGATTCTTCGCTTCCTTCGGTTTCAGGCAGGGAAATGAGAGCCTCCTCGGGGCCGGGGGTATGGGGATGGAGCACCTTGGCGGCGGGCACATACCGCAGGCGGGCGGCAAACCGGCCGTCGGGCGCTCTGGTGGGACGCGGTCGTCAGGCGGTGAGAATGACGTCGTCCTGAGACAGGATCTGTTGCGTCGTCTGATGTAGCCGCTTTTTGGCAATGGAGGCGTAGTGCTTGGTCTTCTCCACGCCGATGAAGTCGCGGCCCTCCAGCAGCGCGGCGACGCCGGTGGAGCCGGAGCCCGCGCAGAAATCCAGGACCGTCCCGTCCTGGGGGCAGATCTTCACCAGCTCACGCATGACCGATACCGGCTTCTGCGTGATGTGCTGACGGTCCTTGCCGGACGGCTGGGACGCGGAGTACAGGCCAGGGAGGTAGACCGGATTCCGTGCCGCGTCGAGGGGCCCGTTGGACGCCCAGATGATGAACTCGCAATTCTGCGTGAACCGGCCCTTCTGCGGGCGGGCCTGCGGCTTGTGCCAGGCCAGGACACCACGCCACAGCCATCCGGCGGCCTGGATCGCGTCCGTGGTGATCGGAAGCTGCCGCCAGTCAGTGAAAACGAGTGCGGTCCCGCCGACCTTGGTGACCCGGTGAGCTTGCGTCATGATCTGGGTGAGCCAGAACCCGTAGGAACGCTGGTCCATGTTCTCGCCGTCGAAATCTGCGAGACCGTGAGTGGCTTCGGCGGAGGTGTACTTCTGCTTCGCCGTACGGGTAGTGCGTTCCTTCGCGGTACGGCCACCGGAGTTGTACGGCGGGTCGGTGATCACGGAGTCGACGCAGTTGTCGGGCATGTTCGACAGAACACTGAGCGCGTCGCCCTGATGCAGGGAATAAGGCAAAAAGGTACCCCGATTCGGGAAGGGTGCAGGAAGCCCTCGCAGAGAAGTCCCCTCGGCGCCCACCGGGCATGCAGAAAGCCCGCGGCGCATTCGGACAGGGGAAGAGCGAGAGTCCCAAAACTGTAGAGGCGGAATGCCGGTCGTCCAAGGAGACCATGCGACAGGGGTCGGGAACTGACCCGTCCCGGCTGAACTGTTTGGTCGACCGGCGATCCGGGCCTAACGTTTTAGGACCGTCAGGAACACGCCTCGTGCATCAGGCCACCAGCCCGAGCCACGCAGGCACCCTGTGCCCGACGTACCACCGCCGGCCATGGCGGAGCGAGCGGCAACTCGCCCCGCACGCCGTCTTTCTCATCGCCCACCACCGGCCGCCGCGCCCCTTCCACCCACACCCTTGCTTAGCGCGGCAGGCCGGACACCTATCCCGAAGGACAGCTCTATGACGATTCGCTACCCGCCCCTGCCCGAAATCCGCATTCCACTGGTGAGGCAGGCCGGTTGAAGGGGGTCGCCGCCGCAATCGGCGTCGTCTTCGTCTCCCCGATACTCCTGAGCGGCCAGGCCATGATGATGGCCCGTGCCGCCGAAGCCGCCCAGAGGGCCGGTGGTCCCGGGGTCTGCCTGCCCGACGTGGACACCGGGAAGATCACGGATCAGGTCACCAAGATTCTTGACGGTGCGGACGCATCCAAGATCCGCGTCGAGGGGCTTGACCTGCCGGCCGAGCAGATCCCCCACGCCAGGACGATCGTCGCCACCGGCATCAGCCTCAACGTCCCCCGGCGTGGGCAGGTCGTGGCGCTTGCCACCGCCCTGCAGGAATCCCGTCTGCGGAATCTGAACTACGGTGACCGCGACTCGCTCGGTCTGTTCCAGCAGCGTCCCAGCCAGGGCTGGGGCACCCCGGAGCAGATCCGCGACCCGCTCTACGCGTCCGAGCGGTTCTACAAAGCGCTGCTCGGCGTGCGGGGGTGGCAGCAGATGACCGTCACCCAAGCCGCCCAGGTCGTGCAGAAGTCCGGGTACCCCGACGCGTACGCGCAGTGGGAGCCGCTCGCGTCCGCGCTGCAGACAGCGATCGCCGCCACCTTCCCCGGTGGGGACTCCGCCAAGGACGGCGAGAACGCGT
This DNA window, taken from Streptomyces sp. SCSIO 30461, encodes the following:
- a CDS encoding NlpC/P60 family protein translates to MKGVAAAIGVVFVSPILLSGQAMMMARAAEAAQRAGGPGVCLPDVDTGKITDQVTKILDGADASKIRVEGLDLPAEQIPHARTIVATGISLNVPRRGQVVALATALQESRLRNLNYGDRDSLGLFQQRPSQGWGTPEQIRDPLYASERFYKALLGVRGWQQMTVTQAAQVVQKSGYPDAYAQWEPLASALQTAIAATFPGGDSAKDGENASPSTGDCGVASDGSSFGRIPPGKMPKGYTIPADADPRARKAIVWAMGQLGTMYQWGGNCTNPRGPDPMGRCDCSSLTQQAYKHAGITLTRTTYTQVNEGKPVSAASLQPGDLIFSRGSAASPEHVGIALGAGLAIEAPRTGTPVRVSPLKDWDIVAVRRVL
- a CDS encoding DUF4913 domain-containing protein, whose protein sequence is MEQSAQQAQQLDHLAAAPPPAPSLSPFSSFGASGFGGPPPSVPPEPRPILELEGPALEDELDALSDWVDDFLLPVYGAEVTTAAPWCLRWQEHDDVVAWLHSLWLAYLQHKEPDAGLAGMAVWHRDFLTHTVAAIRAPAGPLSACMTSPDRPAHRLLPGPPPSARSEKPDTDDTDTPGEAEAEVVGVSEPAP
- a CDS encoding site-specific DNA-methyltransferase; translated protein: MPYSLHQGDALSVLSNMPDNCVDSVITDPPYNSGGRTAKERTTRTAKQKYTSAEATHGLADFDGENMDQRSYGFWLTQIMTQAHRVTKVGGTALVFTDWRQLPITTDAIQAAGWLWRGVLAWHKPQARPQKGRFTQNCEFIIWASNGPLDAARNPVYLPGLYSASQPSGKDRQHITQKPVSVMRELVKICPQDGTVLDFCAGSGSTGVAALLEGRDFIGVEKTKHYASIAKKRLHQTTQQILSQDDVILTA